Part of the Cloacibacterium caeni genome is shown below.
CCACCACCGATGTCTACGATGGCAACTCCCGCTTCTTTTTCTTCAGTAGTAAGAACAGCTTCTGAAGACGCAAGAGGTTCTAGAGTAAGGGCTTCCATTTCTAAACCAGCTTCGCGAACACAACGTGCTATATTTCTGATGCTTCCCATTTGACCAACAACTACGTGGAAATTTGCTTCCAGACGTTTTCCGTGCATACCGATTGGTTCTTGGATTTCGCCTTCAGAATCTACTTTGTACTCTTGTGGAAGCACGTGTATGATTTCTTCACCAGGAAGCATGACTAGTTTTTTTACTTGGTCTTTTAAGATTTCTATATCTTCATCTGTGATATATTTATCTGGGTTTTCTCTCATGATGTAATCTGAGTGTTGCAGACTACGAATGTGTTTGCCTGCGATACCTACGGTTACCCTATGAATAGGAACTCCTGAAGATTTTTCTGCTTCTGAAATAGCAGCTTTGATAGAGCTTATCGTTTGAGAAATATTATTCACAATTCCTTTGTGAACTCCCAAACTTTTGGCTTTACCTACGCCTAAAACTTCAATTTTTCCGTGGGCATTTTTTCTGCCTACAATGGCAACAATTTTCGTGGTACCAATGTCTAAACCTACTGAATAATCATGTGTTTCCATATATTGCTGTTCTCTTTTTTTAATTAGTTGTTTTTTCTTCGGTTTTTTGTGTTCCTGTAACGGTGTTTATTGGGGTTTGTTCATTTGTTTGTAAACTGTCTTCTTCGGGTTTATAACCAGAATTAAGAGTGGTTACGATTTGGTTGTCATATTTCACAGAAATTTTAGAATATTTTTCTGGAGCTTGATATACCAAATATTTTTCTACAAATGTTTTAAAACCTTTTACTTTAAAATCTATTCTATCTAAATCACCGATTTCTACTTTATAATTTCCATCGCTGGTTGCAAGATTGTAGTTTCCGTTTTCTTTTGTAATGCCTACAAAGAAATTTTTGCAGAAACTGTCTTTGTTTATTTTTTCTATTAACTCAATGAGTTTTTTATACTCTTTCTTCTTCACATCGCCAGAAACGAGCATGCAAGAATGAGAGTATGTTTTAGAAATTGGGAACTCTATTCCTTTTTTGTCTACATAAAATCCTTTTCCGCCATTATTTAATCTAAAAACGGGAACTCTTTGTTTAATATCTACATTAAGTTTTCCATTTAAATTCAAATAAACGTTTGCGCTATCTACAGCTGGCAATTCGTTTAATTTTTTTTCTAAACTCGGGATATCTACATCGCCCACTTTTTTTGTGGTATTATACCTTTCTACAATGATTCTAATGTCTTTTTCGTCTACAAAATAAACAGGAGTGGAGCTATCATTTAATTTTACGATGATAGATTGCTCATCAATTTTTCGGTCATTGAATCTCTTCAAAGAGAAGCTCAATAGAAATCCGAAGATGACTACTGTGACAAAAATTTTGAGAATTCTCCACTTGTTTTTCATAAACTTACGTCCGAGTTTTTTCTAATTTTAATTTTTCAATGTACCAATCCAATTCATAATTGGGTCATACAAAGTGTCTATGTTTCCTGCACCTACTGTAAGCAAAATGTCAAAATCTTTTTCTTTGATTTTGTCAAAAGCTTCGCTCAAACTGCATACTTCTTTTTTCTCTAACTGTACTTTTTCTAGTAACCAATCAGAATTTACCCCTTCAAAATCTTTCTGCAATTCTCTTGCAGGATAAATGTCTAATAATAACAATTCATCTGCTGCAGCTAAGCTTTCTGCAAAACCATCTGCAAAATCTCTGGTTCTGCTGAATAAATGTGGCTGAAACGCTACCAACAGTTTTTTATTTGGGTTAAAAGTTCTGATGGAACCAATCACCGCATTCAGTTCTGTTGGGTGGTGCGCATAATCATCTACATAAATCTTTCCGTTTTCAAAAGTATGTTTGGTATAACGTCTTTTAATTCCTTTGAAACTAGAAATCCCTTCTTGAATTGCCGAAAAATCTGCTCCTAAATTGTGCAAAACAGCAATCGCAGCAGTTGCATTTTCCACATTATGCGTTCCCGGAATTTGCCATGCAAATTCTACGGTTTGTTCGCCAGCATGAAAATCAAACATCATCCAACCGTCTATAATGTGCAGATTATCAGAATAATAATCCGCTTCTTCATTCACAGCATACGTTTTACAAGGTCTGCCAATATTTACACCTTTTCTCACGAAAAGTTGATCGTTTTCTGGTACTAAATCTGCAAAATCTCTAAATCCTTGTTCTATGGTTTCTGTATCTCCATAAATATCAAGATGATCTGCATCAATAGAAGTAATAATCGCCCAATCTGGTGAAAGATTTAGGAAACTTCTGTCATATTCATCAGCTTCTAAAACAGACATTTCTGTTCCGTTAAAGATGAAATTTGACTTGTAATTTTCTGCAATTCCACCTAAAAATCCTGAAAATGGAAGATTCGCCACTTTGCAAAGATGTGCTACCAAACTTGAAGTAGTTGTTTTCCCATGTGTTCCAGCTACTGCAATACAGTTGGTATCTTCGGTAATCATCCCGAGAACTTTTGCACGTTTTAAAACTTCAAAACCATTTTCATTAAAATAATCTAAAATTCCCAAAACTTTAATCGCAGGTGTATAAATCACTAATGTTTCTTCTTTCTTCAAAGACGAAATTTTCTCATCTACCACATCTTCATAAGTGATAGAAATTCCTTCCTTCTGAAGCTCTGTAGTGAGTTTGGTTTCGGTTTTGTCATAACCCAAAACATTTTTCCCGGCAGCATGGAAATATCTTGCCAAAGCAGACATCCCGATTCCACCGATTCCTACGAAGTAAAAGTTTTTATAGTTTTTCATTTCTTTTATTTTTTACGTTTTGTCATTTTGAATGGAGTGAAACGGAATGAAAAATCTTTAAATAGATTCTTCACTACACTTTGTTTCGTTCAGAATGACAGACGTTTACTCTTTAATATTCAAATTCTTAAAAATCTCATTCACAATTTCTTCTGTTGCTTTTGGTTTTGCAAAAAAGTCTAAATTTTGAGCCATTTCCGTTCTCAAATCTTCGTTTTCGCAAATTTCTGAAAGCGTGTTCCAGAATTTATCTTTCATCTCTGTGTCTTTCACCATTTTAGCAGCGTTTTTTTCAACCAAAGTCTGAGCGTTTTTGGTTTGATGATCTTCTGCTGCAAACGGAAAAGGAACCAGCAAAACTGGTTTTTTAGCAATGGCTAATTCCGAAATCGCAATCGCTCCAGCTCTAGAAACAATTACATCTGCCGCAGAATAAGCCATTTCCATGTTTTTAATAAATTCTACAATTTGAATGTTTCTGCTGTGAATGTCTTTCGTTTCTTCTAAAATATTTTTATAATCTAGTTTACCTGTTTGCCAAATCAGCTGGTAATCTTTTTCTAAAACTTGATTAATGTTTTCTTTCCAGCCGTTGTTCAAAGTTCTAGAACCTAAAGAACCGCCTACTGAAAGTATAGTTAATTTCCCTTTTTCTAAACCTAATTTTTCTTTGGCTAAATCGCTGTCAATTATATCAGTAATAATGTTTTTTCTGATAGGATTTCCTAAAAATAACGTTTTCGTTCCGTGGAAGAATTTTTCCATATTTGGATAGGCGGTAAAAACGGTTTTTGCTTTTTTAGCATTGAAAATATTGGTTTTCCCAGGGAGAGAATTCTGCTCTTGGATAAAAGTAGGGATTCCCATTCTCGCAGCGATGAATAAAGCTGGTCCGCTTGCAAAACCACCAGTTCCTACCGCAAAATCTGGTTGGAATTCTTTGATGATTTTTCTAGCTTTAAGCAAACTAGAAATCACTTTAAACGGTAAATTAATATTAGCCAACAGATTTCCTCTGTCAAAGCCTGCAATGTTTAATCCTTCAATTTTGAAGCCAGCTTGCGGAACTTTTTCCATCTCCATTTTTCCATTGGCTCCCATGAACAAAAATTCCGCATCAGGAAAACGTTTTTGTATTTCCTGCGCAATGGCAACAGCAGGAAAGATGTGACCACCTGTTCCACCACCACTCATTAAAACTTTTAATTTTTTGCTCATATTAACGTTCTTTTCCTGGATATTTGTCAGCTGAATAATAATTTCCAAATTCTGACATTTTATTCCTTGGTTGGTTATAATCAACTATTTCTCTGTCTGAAGTAATAATTATTTCAAACCTTTCATTTTCAAACTGTCCAATTGCATTTAATCCTCTTTCAGAAGCATTTCTAACAGTTGTTCCTTTTGGTATTTTGAAATACGTTTTTTCTCCTCCTAAAATTCCAACATTTATATCTTCTTTCAAAATTCCTAATTCATAAGAAGGAGTATTAATTTTGTTCAATAACCAAGATAAGATAAATATAAAATTCATCAAAATTGAAATCGTTAAAATCCATTTTTGTTTACGATTCATAAATAATTTATGCTATATCATTTATTTCTTCTACATTTTGTTTTTTGCCCATTCCTTCTTCTTCGAAAGTGAGAATTCTTGAACTTACATTCAGAATAATTCCTAATTGAAGATAAGTCACCAACATTGAAGTTCCTCCATAACTTATTAAAGGCAACGGTTGTCCTGTTACTGGAATAAGATTTACCGCTACAGCAATATTTACTGCTAATTGCACGAAAATCATAATTCCTAAACTTAGCACCAATAAACTCCCGAAAAAAGCTCGCATTTTACTGGCAATCATCACAATTCTAATCATCATAATCATATACAACGTGATGAGTGCTAATGCTCCAAAAAAGCCATATTCTTCTACAATAATGGCGAAAATAAAATCTGAAGCAGACTGTGGAAGCATTTGTTTCAATGCAGATTTTCCTGGTCCCATTCCTGTAATTCCGCCGTGAACTATGGCTGCTTTTGCCTGGTTGACTTGGTAATTTTTTGCTTTTACAGTTTCGTCTTCTACATTGGCATTTTTCTTAGAATTGGCAAAAGTTTCTATTCTACTTACCCAAGTATGAACACGATTGCTGCCAATTAAATCTGTTTTTAAAGCCAAAAACAAGAAAATTCCCACAAAAAGTCCTGAAATTCCTAAAAATCCTAAAATGTATTTTGCGGAAAGTTGACCTACTAACATTACTGCTAATGAAACCATTAGAATCATCAAAGCAGTAGAACCATTATCTTTTGCAACCAATCCGAAAACCAATAAAACCGGTCCGAAAATGTAAAATATGTTCTCTATTGGAAGTCTTTCTCTTTTAATTTTTTTAGTTAAATATCTGCACAAATAGATAATTAACATGAGGTATGCAAAGCTTGATGGCTGAAAAGAAATTGGAGTTCCTGGAATTTTTAACCAACGAGAAGCAGACGCTCCGTCGATTTTTTGTCCCGTAAACATGGTTACAAAAAGTAAAATCACCATAATTCCGAGAAGGATACTGCTCAGTTTTCCGATGTGTTCGTATTTTACAGTTCCTACAGCTCTCATAATGGCTAAACCTAAGAAAACAAAAAACATATGCTTGATAACGTGTCCCGTAGTTGTACCATTCTGCACAATGTATTCTAAGTTAGAACTTGCAGAATAAACAGGGAACACGGAAAAGAAGGAGATTAAAATAATCACCATCCAAAGCACTTTGTCGCCTTTTAAAAGTTCAAATTTGTTTTCTTGTTGTTCCATTCTTTATTTCATAGGATTGAAATCCTATTTTATTTCTTATCGCCACTTCGTGGCTTTTTTTTAATTGTTTTTTAAAACTTCTTCTTTAAATAATTGTCCTCTGTGTTCATAGTTATTGAATAAATCAAAACTGGCACAACAAGGAGAAAGTAAAACGGTATCGCCTTTTTCTGCTAGAGATTTCGCAGTTTTCACCGCTTCTTCCATGCTAGAAGTATCTACGATAATGTCTTTTTTGTCTTTGAAAAAATTAATGATTTTAGCATTGTCAAGCCCTAAACAAATAATCGCTTTTACTTTTCTTTTTACTAAATCTTCTATTTCTGTATAATCATTTCCTTTGTCTGTTCCGCCTACAATCCAAACCGTTGGTGTTTTCATACTTTCTAAAGCATAGTACGTAGCATTTACATTGGTTGCTTTAGAATCATTGATGAATTTCACGCCATTAATTTCTGCCACACCTTCTAATCTGTGTTCTACCGCTTGGAAAGTCATCAGAGAATTTCTAATGCTTTCATTGCTGATATTCAATAATTTACCAGCGATAGAGGCAGCTAAGCTATTGGCAACATTATGTGTTCCCATCAGAGATAAATCTTCTATTTTCATAGAAAACTCATCGTGAAGTTTTACCACAATTTTTTCCTCTTCTGTATAACCTCCTTCTTCTAATTTTTCCTTCATAGAGAAAGGAATTTGCTTCACTCGCAAATCTAATTCTTGAAGCAATTTTTGACTCATTTCATCATCTTTATTGTAGATAAAATAGTTGTCATTTTCTTGATTTTCGGCAATTCTAAATTTTGCCAAAGCATATTCTTCGTAGTTGTAATTGTATTGGTCAAGATGATCTGGACTCAAATTCAACAATAAAGAAATATATGGTCTAAAATTCTGAATATCATCTAATTGGAAGCTGCTAACTTCTAATACATAATAATCAAAATTCTCTTGCGCAACTTGCATTGCGAAACTTTTGCCGATGTTTCCACCCAGTCCTACATTCAAGTTGTCATTTTTCAGAATGTGATAAATGAGCGATGTAGTAGTGGTTTTCCCATTACTTCCTGTGATGGCGATGATTTTGGCATTGGTAAATTCTGCACCGAATTCTATCTCCGAAGAAAGTCTGATTCCTTTTGCTTTGATTTTTTGAACCATTTCAGCTTTCTTAGGAACTCCTGGAGATTTTATAACCCAATCTGCAGCAAGAATTCTTTCTTCATCGTGGTTTTTTTCTTCAAACTCGATTCCGTTTTCTACCAAAACTTTTTTGTAATTCTCTTTAATTTCGCCTTTGTCTGAAAGAAAAACTTCCAAACCTTTAGTTTTAGCCAAAATTGCAGCGCCCACTCCACTTTCTCCTCCTCCTAGAATTACGACTTTCATTTTTTCCATTTTGATTTTGATTATTATAATGGATTAAAATCCAATGCTTATATATCGTTCGTTCCTCCGGAACTTAATTTTTATCTAATTTTCAGTGTTATTAAACAAATAATCGCCAACATAACTCCTATGATAACCATTCTGTTAACAATTTTGCTTTCATGGAAACCACTTTTCTGATAATGGTGATGAAGTGGAGACATTTTAAACAATCTGTTATTCTGAGCGTACTCTAATCCGTACTTTTTCTTTCTGTATTTAAAAACCGCTACTTGCAGCATTACTGAAAGATTTTCGATTAAGAAAATCCCACATAAAACTGGAATCAACAATTCTTTTCTTAAAATAATTGCTAAAACCGCTATTACACCACCTAACATTAAACTACCAGTATCGCCCATAAAAACTTGAGCTGGATAAGTGTTGTACCAGAAAAATCCTATCGTTGCTCCAATTAGAGCAACTGCGAAAATGGTGGTTTCTCCCATGTTCGGAAGGAACATAATATTCAGATAATCAGCGAAAATGATGTTTCCAGATAGATAGGCAAAAAAGGCTAGTGTTCCTAAAATTACCACACTCGTTCCTGCGGCGAGTCCATCAATTCCGTCTGTAATATTGGCTCCATTAGAAACAGCGGTCACAATGAAAATTACCAGTGGAATAAAAATAATCCAAGCCCATTCTTCCTGCGAAGATTCGTCCATCCAGAAAAGAATTTTACTATAATCGAATTCATTATTTTTCATAAATGGAACGGTAGAAATGGTTTCTCTTTCTGCTGGAGCGAAGTTTTGAGAAACGCTGGTTCTATTGATTTCGTGAGCATCAGCATATTTTCTTTTGATGGTAATGTCTGGGTGAAAATACATGGTAACTCCAACGATTAAACCTAAACCAACTTGTCCTATAATTTTAAAAATTCCGCTTAAACCGTCTTTATTTTTCTTTATTTTTTTGAGATAATCGTCTATAAAACCGATGGCACCCATCCAAAGCATGGAAACAATTAACAGAAGAACATAAATATTAAATTTTGTAAATAAGAGTACAGGAATAATGGTGGCAAAAATGATGATTAAACCTCCCATTGTTGGTGTACCTTCTTTTTGTTTTTGTCCTTCTAACCCGAGATCTCTT
Proteins encoded:
- the murC gene encoding UDP-N-acetylmuramate--L-alanine ligase, producing MKNYKNFYFVGIGGIGMSALARYFHAAGKNVLGYDKTETKLTTELQKEGISITYEDVVDEKISSLKKEETLVIYTPAIKVLGILDYFNENGFEVLKRAKVLGMITEDTNCIAVAGTHGKTTTSSLVAHLCKVANLPFSGFLGGIAENYKSNFIFNGTEMSVLEADEYDRSFLNLSPDWAIITSIDADHLDIYGDTETIEQGFRDFADLVPENDQLFVRKGVNIGRPCKTYAVNEEADYYSDNLHIIDGWMMFDFHAGEQTVEFAWQIPGTHNVENATAAIAVLHNLGADFSAIQEGISSFKGIKRRYTKHTFENGKIYVDDYAHHPTELNAVIGSIRTFNPNKKLLVAFQPHLFSRTRDFADGFAESLAAADELLLLDIYPARELQKDFEGVNSDWLLEKVQLEKKEVCSLSEAFDKIKEKDFDILLTVGAGNIDTLYDPIMNWIGTLKN
- the murG gene encoding undecaprenyldiphospho-muramoylpentapeptide beta-N-acetylglucosaminyltransferase, with amino-acid sequence MSKKLKVLMSGGGTGGHIFPAVAIAQEIQKRFPDAEFLFMGANGKMEMEKVPQAGFKIEGLNIAGFDRGNLLANINLPFKVISSLLKARKIIKEFQPDFAVGTGGFASGPALFIAARMGIPTFIQEQNSLPGKTNIFNAKKAKTVFTAYPNMEKFFHGTKTLFLGNPIRKNIITDIIDSDLAKEKLGLEKGKLTILSVGGSLGSRTLNNGWKENINQVLEKDYQLIWQTGKLDYKNILEETKDIHSRNIQIVEFIKNMEMAYSAADVIVSRAGAIAISELAIAKKPVLLVPFPFAAEDHQTKNAQTLVEKNAAKMVKDTEMKDKFWNTLSEICENEDLRTEMAQNLDFFAKPKATEEIVNEIFKNLNIKE
- the murD gene encoding UDP-N-acetylmuramoyl-L-alanine--D-glutamate ligase, giving the protein MKVVILGGGESGVGAAILAKTKGLEVFLSDKGEIKENYKKVLVENGIEFEEKNHDEERILAADWVIKSPGVPKKAEMVQKIKAKGIRLSSEIEFGAEFTNAKIIAITGSNGKTTTTSLIYHILKNDNLNVGLGGNIGKSFAMQVAQENFDYYVLEVSSFQLDDIQNFRPYISLLLNLSPDHLDQYNYNYEEYALAKFRIAENQENDNYFIYNKDDEMSQKLLQELDLRVKQIPFSMKEKLEEGGYTEEEKIVVKLHDEFSMKIEDLSLMGTHNVANSLAASIAGKLLNISNESIRNSLMTFQAVEHRLEGVAEINGVKFINDSKATNVNATYYALESMKTPTVWIVGGTDKGNDYTEIEDLVKRKVKAIICLGLDNAKIINFFKDKKDIIVDTSSMEEAVKTAKSLAEKGDTVLLSPCCASFDLFNNYEHRGQLFKEEVLKNN
- a CDS encoding cell division protein FtsQ/DivIB yields the protein MKNKWRILKIFVTVVIFGFLLSFSLKRFNDRKIDEQSIIVKLNDSSTPVYFVDEKDIRIIVERYNTTKKVGDVDIPSLEKKLNELPAVDSANVYLNLNGKLNVDIKQRVPVFRLNNGGKGFYVDKKGIEFPISKTYSHSCMLVSGDVKKKEYKKLIELIEKINKDSFCKNFFVGITKENGNYNLATSDGNYKVEIGDLDRIDFKVKGFKTFVEKYLVYQAPEKYSKISVKYDNQIVTTLNSGYKPEEDSLQTNEQTPINTVTGTQKTEEKTTN
- the mraY gene encoding phospho-N-acetylmuramoyl-pentapeptide-transferase produces the protein MLYYLYEYLTNHGIHIPGLNLLKYISFRAAFAVLLSLLIALVYGKKIINYLRNKQMGELVRDLGLEGQKQKEGTPTMGGLIIIFATIIPVLLFTKFNIYVLLLIVSMLWMGAIGFIDDYLKKIKKNKDGLSGIFKIIGQVGLGLIVGVTMYFHPDITIKRKYADAHEINRTSVSQNFAPAERETISTVPFMKNNEFDYSKILFWMDESSQEEWAWIIFIPLVIFIVTAVSNGANITDGIDGLAAGTSVVILGTLAFFAYLSGNIIFADYLNIMFLPNMGETTIFAVALIGATIGFFWYNTYPAQVFMGDTGSLMLGGVIAVLAIILRKELLIPVLCGIFLIENLSVMLQVAVFKYRKKKYGLEYAQNNRLFKMSPLHHHYQKSGFHESKIVNRMVIIGVMLAIICLITLKIR
- a CDS encoding FtsW/RodA/SpoVE family cell cycle protein — its product is MEQQENKFELLKGDKVLWMVIILISFFSVFPVYSASSNLEYIVQNGTTTGHVIKHMFFVFLGLAIMRAVGTVKYEHIGKLSSILLGIMVILLFVTMFTGQKIDGASASRWLKIPGTPISFQPSSFAYLMLIIYLCRYLTKKIKRERLPIENIFYIFGPVLLVFGLVAKDNGSTALMILMVSLAVMLVGQLSAKYILGFLGISGLFVGIFLFLALKTDLIGSNRVHTWVSRIETFANSKKNANVEDETVKAKNYQVNQAKAAIVHGGITGMGPGKSALKQMLPQSASDFIFAIIVEEYGFFGALALITLYMIMMIRIVMIASKMRAFFGSLLVLSLGIMIFVQLAVNIAVAVNLIPVTGQPLPLISYGGTSMLVTYLQLGIILNVSSRILTFEEEGMGKKQNVEEINDIA